From Daucus carota subsp. sativus chromosome 6, DH1 v3.0, whole genome shotgun sequence:
GCATTTGAGTTTGGgcttgattgttttctgaataaatcagatcttttgaaatcaaaggtccGATTGTGTTTTCCCGTCTCGCCTTTTGGCATGTGTTGGTTTAGTACCCCATTCTTGGGTGATTCTGTGTTATGTCTTTTTGtgttatcaatgagaatgattgTGATGGAGATTTGGGAGATCTGGGTTATCGCATCATTattactttcggcatgtctatagctggctcccggcatgtagataactggggtatgcttggaacggtggcgatcgcatgtgctcacctttcacaaattatagttgttcattattcgaggacccttgttcctcattgcttagtttttataactgagtcgtctgaacaccgcaacagccatggaactattgtgaaggtcaattgtgaagctaccattttcgggattgatgtaggctggattactcgagaagcctttgtattcattttcaatttcaagaatccTCGGATTCAGTTtgttaagcagtctggaaacaatgcggTTATTTGTTTggctcgttttattgtttatcaacctgattgcattgttagttggggatttgtcccgactagacttattttaatttaatggaatgaatttgcattttgtcaaaaaactTATGCATACAGCACACCCATTATAATATCCGGTGTTAACTCAAATATAAAAGGTACATAATCAAATAGAATCATTTTACCTATTAATTATAGTTAATATGTTAataggtactccctccgtcccaatgaattgtatacagtttcctttctaggacgtcccatcaattgtatacattccaaaagtagtaaacttttataatataaaacatcattacaccaacaactttcttccactatctccattctataataatataaacactattacacccactactttcctccactatctcaaatttattattaaatataaatgggtcccaccgctatactcacttttcatccaactttactcatttcttacccaatttcttggtctccgtgtcccagccatttgtatacaaatgactgggacggagggagtagtatattaATCATGTGTAAAATGCACAAAATCCAAATGAACTGTATAAAGTTCAATAGACAGACTATTTAAGATTATTAGATTATTAGtcgagaagccgcgcgttgcggcggcctataaaaattatattaataatataaaattaaataatttgacataaaatcagattaaaaatttGCAATTTACTATATTCtacaaataatctaaaacagaatcagattaatttatgccaagatatataccatattaattaatctaaaacagaatcagattaatttatgccaagatatataccatattaattaatctaaaacaaaatttttttaaaaatatttttcatcgaaaaaatccagaaaattagaaaaataaaaggtATTTATTggttagatgatccaaaacacTAGAACCTATATGTGTATTTATAAGTGCAGctcttttttataattaagtaatttgaaataaaatcagattaaaaaacttgcaagctactatattccataaataatctgaaaacaAAATCGGATTAATACTTGCAACTtgcaagctattatattccataaataatttgaaacaaaatcaaattaatttatgtcaGGATATATGATATCAATTAGTAtttagatgattcaaaacccTACCACCTATAAAAGTATTTACAGGTGAAGACTCAAAAATAGAACAAAGCTATTTTAGAGGCGCCAACTACACGCCCCTCACTTCTATTTTATGTAactatattgatattgatttaagattatttaagaaaatataaagaGGGGAGTTGTAGAAAACAGTCGGGTCGGGTTAGAAGAAACGAATACAGTAGCACCCATCACACGCGAACCGACACACACACTCTAGACTAGTGCTGTTCATCTTGTTGAGCTTCATTGTCGTAAACCAAGACCACAAACAACCAGAGATCTCATCCTATGAACACCCCCATGTCCCCGATCCACACATTCTAACCTCTCCTTACACACATTCATCGCTGTACATTCCTCTGTCGTACAATATATGTATCTCTACATGTATATCCCGTGTTAATTGACGAGGAGCAAACAACAATAGTACTAAGATGTCTGGGGGATACATGTCGGCGGCGTTCGATTCGAAGACGGGGCAGATATTATTAATAGCATTGTTTGTTATGATTGCTTCTTTTTATGCTGGCACTTTGTTTTCTCACAACTCTGATCCCTTTGTTCCTCAGCAACAACTCATCTCTAATTCATCTTCTTCTGGTTAGTTTGttattgaattttgaatttgtggGCTAATTTACGAAATGGGTTTTTATTTTACTTGATTTATGTAGTGTTCTTTAGCTTGTTTACGTTACTAAGGGGCTTTAAGTGTAGTTTGTTATGTTTTTGATTTGGGGGCTGGGgtgaatttggatttggaagTAGTTAGTTAGAATGATTAAGTGGTTTATGTTTTGTTGTAGCAGGTAGAAATGCGTTTACGAATCGGGTTATGCTTTCTTATCGGAAAACGCCACTTGAGATTCCGAGAGATGGAATGAATGTTTGCCCATTGCAATTCAATGAGTATATACCGTGCCATGATCCTTCATATGTGAAAGAATTGATTCCTAAGCTGGATCTTACTAGGAAGGAAGAGCTGGAGAGGCATTGTCCTCCTCTTGAAAGACTTCTGTTTTGCTTAGTTCCTCCTCCTGTTGAATATAAGTTACCCATTAGATGGCCCACAAGCAGAGATTATGTTTGGCGTAGCAATGTTAATCATACCCATCTTTCGGAGGTGAAAGGAGGGCAAAATTGGGTGCATGAGAAGAACGAACTGTGGTGGTTTCCAGGAGGTGGTACTCATTTTAAGCATGGTGCAACTGAATACATTGAGAGGTAATTAGATTATTTGATATCATGTTTTTTGTAGTAATTTCTACTATTACAATCTCCTGCTTTGAAAATGTGATAATGTTTGTAACGAAAGCACATGTCTCTAAATTTCTAGTTTTACTTAATGAACTTGTTGGTAATTCCATTATGTACATAAATGTATGCATAACGAGCATATAGAAATTTAGGTGCATGAGATATCAAGTTTACCATGTGCAAAAAAGTTTGCAAGAACAATATGTATTTTGATACTATAACTTGCTTAACATCGATTATAATAATTTAGTGATATGGGATGATGAGGAATTAAGTTTACTAAGTTATTGGCCTTGTCTGGCTAAGCTTCTTTCCCCATCTTTTGGGCTTATAATTTAGAAGCGACttttttgtaccgtttgtgtaaagaagttatAAGTCAACTTCTGACTTCTAAACCAGAATATGAGAAGTTGAAAATCCtagtttttttaatgacttatttttattttacaaaactgTACAGGATCACTTCAAAAGATAATTTATCAtatcttatattataatttttatacccGATAAGTTGTAAATACTaacaaatttatccaaacacataaattaaaagttacTTTTCACTTATTAATAACCTCTCTCTTATAAGCAGtaaaaatttcttttaagtTGAGCTAAACGGCCCCAATTATCTTTGTCAAAGAGTGGGCTGTTTGAACAAACTGCACATGCTGGCTTCTTGTGATAAGAATATTCATCTAGCGAACTTGTGGATTGATGGGTTTCCGGGCTGCTTTCTTGCATGTAATTTGTTATTGATAGCCATTGCGTGAATCATTACCTAATAATTGTTGGAAATGGAAATTTGTGTAAATGAAAACTAAATTGATGCCAATGTGTACCCTTTTTTGttgttatattgattttgttgaTCAATCTATTCGTTATCTACTTGCTATCATGCCATTATACTGATATCATCCTAGAAATATCATTTCTTTGACAAATGCAGGTTAGGAAATATGATAACCAACGACACTGGTGATCTTCGTTCTGCTGGAGTATATCAAGTTTTGGATGTTGGATGTGGGGTTGCTAGCTTCTCAGCTTATCTTCTTCCTTTAGACATTCAAACCATGTCATTTGCTCCAAAAGATGGTCATGAGAATCAAATTCAATTTGCGCTGGAGCGAGGTATTGGTGCTATGATTTCTGCCCTGGGCACGAAGCAGCTACCATATCCCAGTCATTCGTTTGAAATGGTACACTGCTCAAGGTGCCGTGTTGATTTTCACGAGAATGGTACGTTTGCTGCCTATAGCTGGAATTTGTGTTCACACCTTAAGTCAACACATGGAAGCATTGTcctgtaaattattttgttgcatcaattttttttgtataatggTATAtacattataaagaaaatgtTCTGCATGTGTATCGACTATTAGGGCTGATGTAGGTATTAATTAGGACTATAATCACTTTAATACTGCATTCAAGTGTTGTGGATAGTAAATTTCGTATAATTTTATGGAACGACTAATATGtacaaacataatataaaaattgcgGTAGTTCAGGACCAAGTAGAAAAGTTTGCTAGTGTGCCGGTGGCACCAATAGAGTGAGGATGATCAATGTTGCACCCTTAAAGTAAAACAAGCAAATTAAGTTAAAAAGGATGATGGCCTAGGTAATATTATATTGCATAGAAATACGGGCTTACAAAATTCTGGAGGTAGAGAGCAGAATTTCTGCTTTTTTCCCATACACGTAGTAGTAAAAAAGAAGGCTAAGGCGGGAATCTCAAGGTATTTATTAGTTGCAAGTCATAAAGGTAAGATTACGTTTTTACAAGTAAAAAAGAAACATATTTTAGATTTGGTACATGAAGTAGCATTAACCAGAGcttttttatactccctccgtcccataataAAAGTCctctttttttccaaattttttcaCGCATTTTCAAGCTTATAAAAAGCATACTTGTAGACATTATTTTCTcgtattttttgttttgtattaaaatttgaacttcctatttttatacaaaacaaaaaacacgaaaaaataatatctacaagCATGTTTTTTATAAACTTGGAAATGCGtgaaaaaaacttgaaaaaaaagaGGATGTTtattatgggacggagggagtatattaataTCCAGGCTTTAATAAccaaatttttttgaatgaatATCAATGGGAGCTATTACTAATATATCTCATGAGTTGGGCAGTCTCAGTTTTCGTTCATGACTAGGTTTGGTTATGTTGGCTGTTATTCAGGCGTTTAGAGTTTTTCCTCTTTTCCTTTCTAGTTTTGAATCAGGAATAAGCTATTAGATTCATATCAAGTAGTCCAGTTTGTGTCCTTGTCCTTTTCGATAGCAAGATCTTGGGCTAACTGTTTCATGCAGAATGAATATATCTGGcatctttgttttaattatatatagatGCATGCCAGGAGTCCGACTTTGTGTCTAAGTATTTCAAGTAAAATGAGTATCTCTGACATGATTGTCATAAATATGTATTGCTGCTATGATTATTTGCAATAGGTCCAGTGCTTGCGTGATTGCATGTAGTTGATAGGTCCATGATAATATTGTGTCTTAAcagtttatttaatattaaatttttttaattaccattcatcagtctgtttatattttttttcttttttcttttttgctacAGATGGTATTTTAATTAAAGAAGTGAACCGCCTTCTGCGTCCAAATGGATATTTTGTCTATTCTGCACCACCAGCTTATAGGAAGGATAAAGATTACCCAGCAATTTGGGATAAGCTGACAAATCTGACTTCTGCAATGTGCTGGAAACTAATTGCAAGAAAAGTGCAAACAGCAATTTGGATTAAGCAGGATGATCAGTCATGTCTCCTTGCCAATGCAGAGAAGAGGCTCATCAGCATATGTGACTCTAGTGATAACTCTAAACCATCATGGAAAACTCCTATGCAGGATTGTGTTCCTTCAAGTACTCCAGACTCTGGTTCCCAAAAACTTCCTCCTATGCCACAGCGTCGTTCAGAATACTCAGAAAGTCTTAATAGTATAGGTTTGTCCAAACTCTTACCTAGTACTTGTAGAGATTAGTAGTAGTTCTTGTAactattttcttttctgttAGCAGTAGCACTTGGTAATTATATAATGGATTAATTGAAAACTTAAACCCTCGACCCTAATTACCAACATGTTGCGTTTGTTACTAATTCTGTGTATTCATCCACATTTAACCAGAATTCTGTGTATTCATCCACATTTAACCAGATAATAAATTAGTTTGTCCTTCAATGTTATTTCGATAGTTTAATTAAGGGCATTTTAACAGTAATATAGGCATGTGGCcatgagtatttaaatttaatatttacacGTTTTAGTGGAGGCACACATTCTATTTGACTGTGTTTACCACTTTATCACTGAGAAAGAACTTAAAGGAAAATACATTAACAATCTTGGCCTTCTTCCTATGTACTGATGCTACAAGAGCTACCTAAGCTGGATATTTAGGAATCATTTAAGACTTAATTGACATGTTCTGAGAACCAAGCATGCCATAGTAGGCCATCTCTCTTTGGACCTCCCAGTGCGGGACAAGTGCCTGTTTGATGAAAATGAGGAACTTGCAACTACTGCAGTAGTGCAGTGCCACTAATTTGCCTTGTTACATGAAGTTATATATTAAGTGCACTGGGGCAGCTCAAAAAATTCTTAATATAGTGAAGGGAATCTCTATTTATAATAGGATTTTATCTTTGTCCTCACTTGAGATACGTACTAGGTTCCAACAGTTAAGTTCCCTATATTGTGAAGAcacatataaatttgttatagtGATAAGTGATTTGATCCAAGTCAAAGTGTGTTCAAGTAGGCAATCCTTGCAATACGTCCTTGAATGCACATTTCTGTTCCTGTATATACGATTGAGTAAATGATTATTGGTACTGTGTTTGCCTTTCAGGCTATTTAAGTCTTGACCATGTTCAAGTAGTCACCTAATCAGTGGTGGACCTTCATTTCTCCACACACCTATTACTACCTATTACTCGGTGTTGATGAGATTATTTAATTTTGCATGTGGCTGCATAATTTTATTACTTGAACTTAGGCAGAGCAGTAATCCTAATGTCATCTCGCAGGTATTGATCGAGaaatatttatatcgaataCCCTCTACTGGCAAGATCAAGTTCGCCACTACTGGAGGTTGATGAATACTGATGAGGCATCTGTCCGTAATGTCATGGACCTGAATGCTCACTATGGGGGATTTGCCGTTGCTATGGGTACATGGCCTGTCTGGGTGATGAATGTGGTTCCAGTAAGCATGAACAATACACTTGAAGCTATATATGGCCGAGGTTTGATCGGTGCTTTTCATGACTGGTAATTTAAATTGATCTTACTTGCATCACCACTCTATGCTATAGTAGGCAAGACTCAAGAGCAATTCTTACTGTCtttgtttgtgatttatagGTGTGAACCATTTTCAACATACCCACGTTCATATGATTTGTTGCATGCTAATCATCTATTTTCTCACTATAACAAACGCGAAGAAGGCTGTTTGCTTGAGGATATCATGTTGGAAATGGATCGTGTCTTGAGACCTCAGGTAGATTCATCATTTTCAGTTGTCTACTTTGAGAGTATCatattaactaaatatttaatgcCTTGTATAGTGATTCTTTTTGCAAACCTGTGAAACGGATAGTCACTCATGATCTGTAGAATAAAATTCCTTTCAACTCCCTCTCCATTAGTTGTTTCAGTCTTTTAGACTTTCAGACTTTCTATCTTGCTCCTGTTTATCTATCATATGTGGTTATTAAAGAGCATTAAACTACTTTAAAGAGTACCCCTATCTTACCTTCCCCACATATCACAATTATTACTTATTATTGCTTGAGGAATAATTTATGCATTATTATAGTCTTTCACGTTCATGAGTTGTCTTCTTGTATGTTGAAGAATTTGATCATTCCTGGATAATTGATCGCGTGGTACTTCATTAAGATTAGGACTACGACCTGAAATATAATGTTCACTTGGCAAGACTATATCATAGTGACTTTTGGATGATGATCACAGAcctatatatttgtaaatatttttgatcAATTTCTGACTCGCTGTTGAAATTCAAACAGAATATTTGGATCAAGTTCTGATTACGGCTGAGAGTGTTATTAATAACTCGAACACCCAACCTCACCCCAAATTATCAATCTCGTTGAGTGATATTTTTTGGTCGCACTCTTTACATATCCTTACACATAACTATATACGGCAAAACCAAAGAGGCATAGATTACTAGGGCTCAACGCTAGCATCACAACCCAAACATTAAGAGCCATAGCACAAATGGCCACTAGCACGTATAACATCCACCACGAGTAGTACCGCGACTGCCTGCATAATCCCTGAAGGACCACCATACACCTTCTCCAACCGCGACTGCCTGCATCATCCCTAAAGGACCACCATACACCTTCTCCAACAATCATTGTTGGTCAAAGGATTTGAACCCACCACTTTTTGTAACAAGAGTTGGAGATATTATCGGAGTTGCAGCTTTCACAGTAAATCTTTTATTTCTTAGGAATTGAAGAGATAATCAATGCATGTAATAAATAAAGTAGGACTGCAGATTAAGTGTCGAGCTCGTTGACTTAATCGTTGTTCCTCTCAGGCTCCTTTTGGGTGTAGGATTGATCTGCCTCGTAGCCCAAACAACCTGATATGGGAATTTTCCAAGACATTATTGTCATACTGAATAGGACCAAAATCTTGTCAGGAGATGGTATACTACAATTTTCAATGGAAGAAAAGAAAAGCTTTATTCTGTAAAATCTCAAGCCCTGTAGACAGCTTTTAAACATATAAATTGTGTGGATAAAGTATACTATGTTCCTCGTGAGTCGGATATCCCAGAAGGATCTTGAAAATTTTGCTATCAACTCTTTCTTTCAGATATTTGTGTGGGGTCAGTATGATTTCCAATACTGTTGATTTCATCCTTTAGCTTTTTGCACCCGAAAATAGGAAAAAAGAACCCCTAGGATGCCTGAAATTTAAGGATTGAAGTTTTTCTTTAAGAATCCTGATTTTGGTCTTCTAAACCTGAAGAAATTACATCTTTTTCCAAGACTTGACCTCTCTTTATCAGCGAAACACAGTTGTAGGATACAGGATACAGCTGTTTGTATGAGTAGTGATCAGTCTGCTAGTTTCTTTGATTTTAGTTGGTGTGCCTAATTTATTTTGGCCTCCAAATGTAGTTTTAATTCTTTctgatagggtataacccggtCAAGCAACACCCGGGTCCTTCAGAAGGAGCACCCGGGTCCTTTAGAGGAGCCTCCACCCCGGGTAGCCACCAACACCGCAGGACGCCCCCTAGTCTTGTCAAGTTGCACAACCCGGACAAGATCCCTCACCCGGGTACAGCAAAACCTACTACTTGCCCGGGTGCAtatgtaccagccgacacttgctgcacaaggcgcagactgacacgataaagacaaatataacggtcaactactggcgatagagacaagccagggaacattccaaaatactacttctacgccgacacctggacacgtgtaggggatcaaatccctacacgtgtaggaccaggatccaggtacgcacccccaaaccctaacccttggcctataaatagaccaaggatcaagagtTTGGGGGTTAACTTCACTCCCTACACTCATTCTCTGCACACACTCAAGCACTCAGCATACATATAAACACTATCAGCCATCAGCCACCATGCAACCACCATACACCACCTTCACCCTCCACACATAGATAGCACTTTCTCTAGTCTTCATCCTTCCGAAAcctacgcttactctcacgccggaggcgctttggggcaaaacccccccgccggcgttgttttgtaggcccccatccagcagctacaccacggaaccaccagtcacggcggaggaaggaccgggatcggagattggcgttatcacTTTCGGTGTTAACAGACGTTTTCACATACAACTGTATCTTGTCTTTTCACCACTTTATATCACTCTCTTTGAAATTGGACATTGAGAAGTTCTATTTCTTGATTTCTATCAGCCTTCCTgttttaaaaatgaattttagTTTGTCTGGAAACAAATGTATTTTGGAGCTCCAAATTCTCATTATGTGCTGCGTTTGAAACTTGCACAAACTTTGTTCCTGAATTCAGTAGTAAGTTGTTCCTTGTTTGCTTTAAATATGACTCCAGTTTCACTTTAAAAAGTTTCAAGTTGATCTGCGCTGTTGTAGTTGGCTGTCATTCAGATTGTTATTTGAATTAATCATTGCtcaattttttactttaaaagcTATTGAAGCATAATAAACATGGAAATTGAAAAAGGTGAGGAGTATTTATTATTGAATATGTTTGTTAGCATTTTGAGTTCTTGTTTCTGCTAGGTTGCCTGGTCTATGCACTTTAATATAGATGACTTGTTTTCAATTGGCAGGGTTTTGTTATTATTAGAGATGAAGAATCCATTATATCAAGAATAAAAGATATAGCTGCCTTGTTTCTGTGGGAGGTAGCATCACATTCACTGGAAAATGAACAAAAGCAAATGGAGACTGTGTTAATATGCCAAAAGAAGTTCTGGGCAATTTCATGAGACATCTTCATAGAGGTTGACTGTGTTAATATGCCAAAAGAAGTTCTGGGCAATTTCATGAGACATCTTCATAGAGGTTGAATCAATACAACCTTGTTGAGGACCTGCAGGTTGCTTGTACCATATCTATCTTGTTGAACaaaattagtttatttattCATAGTGCTAACTTTGTTGTAATTTATAGTTTCTTACAATTACTACATGCGATGAGGGATTTCATCTTCACTTCACAGATCAATCCAAGGTTTATAGCATAGATACCTGTTTCGGGTGTTGAGGGAGAAATTTTACAGTTCTCTTGTACTTTCCAGAATgatatttataacaaatttaattttatgtcgTCATCCATCTGTGTTCCATGCCCACATTTATTCGATGATATCATAgcttaggggtcatttgttaaatctgaatcatAAATTCTGAATGATTAGTGTATCTGGACGAATGATAATCTTAATGCTGGGTGAACGATGTCAtttgattgatataaaatttaaaatttctgaATGGTGATATTTATCTTATAACTAGTAtattacttaaaaattattttaaaatttaaatatttgacaCTTGACatctttatatacatataagagTTTTggtcatataattaaaaatattatttttgaataaaaatatttgattaatgtttttattaataaagtcaaatatattaaatatgaaaaaaaaaatagatgacTTTACATCAACattcaattttaatttcagTGAATTGGACCTGTTAGGCGAAAAGAATGAATACACCatctattttcaaaatttggtTGAGCGTGTACTTATTATGCaggatagaaaataaaatagattGCGAGAATCGCATCTGGACCACACTGCCTTCACTTTTACAAGCCATTCGTTCAGCAGATTTTTTGATCTCATCCCGAAAATTAGGTGTCGTCCAGTGTCATGAATATTCACCCAAACAATCTGAACAGCTGAACGAGCCTGTTCCCTGTGATTAAATtagggttaataatcaagtgagtcaccaAAGTGGActcaatgtatcaagttggtcactgaactcaaaactatctcaaattggtcacttaagtcAGTTACATGTATCTTTAAATACGAATTCAAGgaataaaagtattatttacatagatttacacattatttttaaatgttacgaCAACTTAGtacaaggttatgacttctactatttatgataatatatttagattttattaagtttatttgttatttatcttttattatatagttaattcctttgttttaattaaaaataaataacaaataaacttgataaaatctaaatatattttcataaatgctagaagtcataaccttgtcctaagttgtggtaacattcaagaataatgtgtaaatctatgtaaataatacttttattcTTTGAACTTGTATTTAAAGATACATGTAACTgacttaagtgaccaatttgagacggttttgagttcagtgaccaacttgatacattgagTTCACTTtggtgactcacttgattattaacccgattaaattattaacaaatgaccccttagttAAATTTACTTATTCTCATGAGCAGAGGAGACACGCAAAGGCTTATCTTGCAATTAATTAGAATGGACTAGGATCTAGGGCTACTGGGCCGTATTCAGTCAAGGAAAATGAGAGCTTCCAAAACTTTGGCTCATCCGGAATTTCGGATGTCCTTGAGGCCCACGAggtgtaatatatattttcaaagacCTTAAATTTTGGAAGTCTGTCTATAGTCTACTTATCTATCAGCATTGCCATTGCTCTTCaatcttcatatatattcc
This genomic window contains:
- the LOC108227834 gene encoding probable methyltransferase PMT7 isoform X2, translated to MSGGYMSAAFDSKTGQILLIALFVMIASFYAGTLFSHNSDPFVPQQQLISNSSSSGRNAFTNRVMLSYRKTPLEIPRDGMNVCPLQFNEYIPCHDPSYVKELIPKLDLTRKEELERHCPPLERLLFCLVPPPVEYKLPIRWPTSRDYVWRSNVNHTHLSEVKGGQNWVHEKNELWWFPGGGTHFKHGATEYIERLGNMITNDTGDLRSAGVYQVLDVGCGVASFSAYLLPLDIQTMSFAPKDGHENQIQFALERGIGAMISALGTKQLPYPSHSFEMVHCSRCRVDFHENDGILIKEVNRLLRPNGYFVYSAPPAYRKDKDYPAIWDKLTNLTSAMCWKLIARKVQTAIWIKQDDQSCLLANAEKRLISICDSSDNSKPSWKTPMQDCVPSSTPDSGSQKLPPMPQRRSEYSESLNSIGIDREIFISNTLYWQDQVRHYWRLMNTDEASVRNVMDLNAHYGGFAVAMGTWPVWVMNVVPVSMNNTLEAIYGRGLIGAFHDWCEPFSTYPRSYDLLHANHLFSHYNKREEGCLLEDIMLEMDRVLRPQGFVIIRDEESIISRIKDIAALFLWEVASHSLENEQKQMETVLICQKKFWAIS
- the LOC108227834 gene encoding probable methyltransferase PMT7 isoform X1 → MSGGYMSAAFDSKTGQILLIALFVMIASFYAGTLFSHNSDPFVPQQQLISNSSSSAGRNAFTNRVMLSYRKTPLEIPRDGMNVCPLQFNEYIPCHDPSYVKELIPKLDLTRKEELERHCPPLERLLFCLVPPPVEYKLPIRWPTSRDYVWRSNVNHTHLSEVKGGQNWVHEKNELWWFPGGGTHFKHGATEYIERLGNMITNDTGDLRSAGVYQVLDVGCGVASFSAYLLPLDIQTMSFAPKDGHENQIQFALERGIGAMISALGTKQLPYPSHSFEMVHCSRCRVDFHENDGILIKEVNRLLRPNGYFVYSAPPAYRKDKDYPAIWDKLTNLTSAMCWKLIARKVQTAIWIKQDDQSCLLANAEKRLISICDSSDNSKPSWKTPMQDCVPSSTPDSGSQKLPPMPQRRSEYSESLNSIGIDREIFISNTLYWQDQVRHYWRLMNTDEASVRNVMDLNAHYGGFAVAMGTWPVWVMNVVPVSMNNTLEAIYGRGLIGAFHDWCEPFSTYPRSYDLLHANHLFSHYNKREEGCLLEDIMLEMDRVLRPQGFVIIRDEESIISRIKDIAALFLWEVASHSLENEQKQMETVLICQKKFWAIS